From one Lotus japonicus ecotype B-129 chromosome 3, LjGifu_v1.2 genomic stretch:
- the LOC130748001 gene encoding transcription factor bHLH80-like translates to MMQPDGGLSRFRSAPATWLEALLLKDEEELEIQEEPLTFTQLLSNAAGPGPSSSLFPSHSQQYLSSPNPITHHDQEFEHGGKAASDIRMDNVLEDSVPCKLRAKRGFATHPRSIAERVRRTRISDRIRKLQELVPNMDKQTNTADMLDEAVAYVKFLQNQIQELSEHQRRCKCMVQE, encoded by the exons ATGATGCAACCTGACGGTGGTTTGTCACGTTTCCGTTCAGCTCCGGCGACATGGTTGGAAGCACTTCTTctgaaggatgaagaagaactgGAAATCCAGGAGGAGCCTTTAACCTTCACTCAGCTGCTTTCCAACGCTGCTGGCCCTGGTCCCTCCTCttctctctttccctctcattCTCAACAATACTTGTCCAGCCCCAATCCCATCACACACCACGACCAG GAATTTGAGCATGGTGGTAAAGCAGCATCTGACATCAGAATGGACAATGTTCTAGAGGATTCGGTGCCTTGTAAACTTCGGGCAAAGCGTGGCTTTGCTACGCATCCTAGGAGCATTGCTGAAAGG GTTCGGAGGACACGAATCAGTGACCGCATAAGAAAGCTTCAGGAACTTGTGCCCAACATGGATAAG CAAACAAATACTGCTGATATGCTAGACGAGGCGGTAGCTTATGTAAAGTTTCTTCAAAACCAAATTCAG GAACTATCAGAGCACCAACGGAGGTGTAAATGCATGGTTCAAGAGTAA
- the LOC130743103 gene encoding uncharacterized protein LOC130743103, translating into MMNALALSLLVGSLAAAGMFSPTPPKQGANTIVKEGHRVVVVEYDQDGHQNTKISISPPEPDHSDSNLLDNARDKIKEAASVFPNMPGTGMAGSSSSHSQDAFLHAPKDLICDAYGRCKHKIADAMGKAKDKAQEAIEKKKDIDGAVADAVGKAKDTVYDKAKETVEKGMDTGQTMKDHVVRNVSQATHTVKRFASTALGPLDSSVMGVANLLGFATAYGMCVWITFISSYVLSKAMPRQQFVVVQSKIYPVYFRAMAYTVGIALLGHVLGHRNTLFTSKPQMLQAYNLLASLLTIFFNSLYLEPRATKVMFERMKLEKEEGRGREDISGSTQEHERTPDPKTPTPTTGTAVLSPAQGHDAVRSRMIKLNNKLKRLNSHSSLLNILNLMSLTWHLVYLAQRVHSAC; encoded by the exons ATGATGAATGCTTTAGCGTTGAGCCTGTTGGTGGGTTCACTAGCAGCAGCGGGCATGTTCTCTCCAACACCGCCGAAGCAAGGAGCCAACACCATCGTCAAAGAAGGCCacagggtggtggtggttgaatACGACCAAGACGGTCATCAGAACACCAAAATCTCAATCTCCCCACCAGAACCAGATCACTCTGACTCCAACCTCCTTGATAACGCCAGAGACAAGATCAAAGAGGCTGCTTCCGTTTTCCCCAACATGCCGGGAACAGGAATGGCTGGTTCATCTTCATCACACTCACAGGATGCCTTTCTCCACGCTCCTAAAGACCTCATTTGCGATGCCTACGGAAGGTGCAAGCACAAAATTGCCGACGCAATGGGGAAAGCCAAGGACAAGGCTCAAGAGGCCATTGAAAAAAAGAAGGACATTGACGGTGCTGTTGCTGATGCAGTTGGCAAGGCTAAAGACACTGTGTATGATAAAGCCAAAGAGACTGTGGAAAAAGGGATGGACACGGGCCAAACCATGAAGGACCATGTAGTTAGAAACGTGTCTCAGGCCACTCATACCGTCAAGCGTTTTGCAAGCACTGCTTTAGGACCCCTGGATTCTTCTGTCATGGGGGTGGCTAATTTGCTGGGTTTTGCCACGGCTTACGGAATGTGTGTGTGGATTACGTTTATCTCTAGCTATGTGCTGTCCAAGGCCATGCCAAGGCAACAATTTGTTGTGGTGCAGAGTAAGATTTACCCTGTTTATTTCAGGGCTATGGCTTATACTGTTGGAATCGCTCTATTGGGCCATGTCTTGGGACATAGAAACACACTCTTCACTAGCAAGCCTCAGATGCTACAAGCATACAACCTTCTTGCCTCCCTTCTCACCATTTTCTTCAATTCTCTCTACTTGGAGCCTCGAGCCACTAAG GTGATGTTTGAAAGGATGAAActagaaaaagaagaaggaagaggcaGGGAGGATATAAGTGGCAGTACACAAGAGCATGAGCGCACGCCTGATCCTAAAACACCAACTCCAACTACCGGTACCGCAGTACTGTCACCTGCACAAGGGCACGATGCAGTGAGGTCAAGGATGATCAAGCTCAACAACAAGCTCAAGAGACTGAATTCACACTCCTCACTCCTGAATATCCTCAATCTCATGTCTCTTACTTGGCATCTGGTCTATTTGGCTCAGCGTGTTCACAGTGCTTGCTAA